The Coffea arabica cultivar ET-39 chromosome 6e, Coffea Arabica ET-39 HiFi, whole genome shotgun sequence genome contains the following window.
TCATCACGACATCTTTTGCAATAGCCATGGTCAACACACCATTCGGAACTGAATTATTGACGGAGACTACCATGGTTTCCTAACTATCCGGTAGTGaactaaataataatagagCCTGCACTTCATcatccaaattcaaatttaacgtagTTACCTGGTTTATCAATCCCTGAAAATTACTCAGGTGTTCAGTCATATCTTCCTCATCTTTATATCTCATCTGAGTAATCTACTTCAGACAACTAGCCTTGTTCAAATCGGTCTTCCATTCATACATACTTTCAAGCTTTTTCCATAATACATCAGCTCTGGTGTCATTAGCAAAATGTTGAAAAATACTTTGACCAATCCATTTTCTAATATTGCCAACAGTTTCATCACTCATATCACTTGGTCTGCCTTTATTCCCTAGAATAGGTTCAAACAAATCTCTACAATACAAGTAGTCTTCTATTCTAGACTTCCAAATCGAATAATTAGTAgcattcaattttatcatgcaACCACTATCCGAATCATCCATTTGTAACCAGTACAAATGAGCAGTCTAAcctgattgctctgataccacttgttggaaAAGGGGTACCAATACAGACATACAATATCAGAATTAGCCCAggacaaatttctctttctccAAATACCagttaaaatagaaataaatcAAATCATCAAGTAATAATACCAATagtgataataaaatgcaagaaaaataaaggcaCATGACACCAAGAATTTTACATGAAAAAcccaaattgaaaaaaatcacaGGACCTAGTCCAGTAAAAAATCTCCACTATCACAACAATGGGAATACACAGGTCTACCCGAAATATTCGGATGACAATAATATCACCAATTCCAATCAAGCAAAATTACTACAAAATCACCCCCAAAAAACTATAGGTCAAAGAAGTGGGTTTGGAAAGGTGTTACCAAACgaaaagaaaatctgaaatctgaactGGTAGATGAGTAGAACTTGATGAGAGGATCGCGTGtgtaaaatttcatctcaatcggacTTCAAATCACCTTCCAATTGAGGAGGTGGAGGATTTTTTGGTCTTGATGATCTCCTCCTGTTCGTTTGGAGAACGCTTAGGACGATAATTAGAAGTGCTGAAATTAAAGCAATCAGTATCTCCATCTTCTGGCCGGAAGTAAGATATGATGGTTTTTGTTTGATGGAAATTTGATCAGAAAGAAGTGAACTCGAATATTTTGACTTCGTTGAGCTTGAGTTTGAGTTGCGTGGTGGATTTGAACAAAAAttgtgttctttttttttggataataaTTGATGACAATACCGATATGTGAGTAGTGGGATATGGCCTTATCATAAATGTTAGGATCCAAACGCAAAACAAACAACCattgagatatcaagtacacaataatttaatgataGATAAGTCACAAGTATGAAAAATAGatgacacacaatatttaacgtgttTCGGTTCCACCATTGAGCCTATGTCCATGGAGAGAAACCCATtatttattatgagaggaaaactcTATATAATAATACAATTTAAACCAAAGTCTAACCCTTATATACCATatctcatctcccaagaaccctctcacaccccatgtataaggttACATGTCGTCTCTTGTATGTTCTTGTGTATCTCTTGTGTAGTATgtcaacccacctatttatagataacatTATTTAGCCAAAATCCAAATAATAATAGGAAAtcaattctaattcctaaacttgtacagaataggaaataacttctaattctaaacaaaatgagaaattcttttgctactacttcaagtaactaaaatcaattagtccacataaaataaaaaacctacctaaaagaaattaagccaatttcctaacaataaatatattttttaaactgTCTTTTTATTTTACACACACTATATCAATAAAAGTGTTatagtattttttaaaaaaaaattatcccaaataatttactatccaaacacacttattGTACccttaaaatgattgaaatgacGAAAACTATGAATGTTACAAACTCCTAATTTATTCTGTGGCAGCATTAGCACCGTCCATTATCAGAATTTCACATCGAGAAGCTCTATCTTAAGGACTTATCTTTGGTAGAATCAAAACCTATGGCGAGTAGGCAACATTGTatccttaaaatcatgaaaaataaaaatttacaaACTCTATGACTTTAAAAGTTACAGGACACTTTTTGCCACtaatttaatcaaatttattattattctattttattaTATCTATATTTAAGATACTTCTACCGCTGAGTTTTAGcacttttgcaaaattttaaaatcctAAGCGATGCGAAGTAATGATTGAGAAACTTTTGCATGTGTTTGTAACTTTCATATGATAGTACTAATCCTAAATTGATATCATTATTATACAAAGAGAAATATCATTTTGAGTTTtctagttttcaattttttaaagttGTTTCATATCCAAGTAGTATTTAACTTTGAGCATAAATAGTTCTAAAGTAATTGCTCAGTAGGAGGgatgtataaaaataaaaataaaaattggttATTTATAAGACAATGTGATTGAGACAAAGATTATTCACAATATTTGAAGAGGGTGGTTGGGAGAGGACAATTGAGTGATTGGCGAGAAGGAAACAATTGGACGCAGGCAtctgtttttgggttttttttttttcttttttgtctgaaacaggagataatccatcaaTCCTTTTGATAAGCTAGTCCCTGAAGTTCTACAAGATTCCGTGGAATTCGGCTTCTTGTGCAACTTGCTGCTCCTGTTGTCCAAGAAAAGATCGGCCTGCAGATTACCGTCGCTTTATCACAATTGTCGTTTTAATGAGCCAAGTATGGTTGTTGTTGTTTGAACGCTAAGGCCTGTCAATTATTTGATTAGGACCTGAGAGAATTATTCCAAGTTTTGGGTTAAGTAGGACGCAGATTTGCTTAGACAGTCGAGCCAATGGACTACTTGTGACGTATTCTCCCACTTCATACCGCAATTTCAATTTTGGCCCCTTGAGTGGGGATTTAGACCCTATAAGAGAGTCATAAGTCTATGTATATACATAAtagcaaaagtaaataaataaaagattgAATGAAAGATGCAGATTAAACTTTGAAAATAATTATCTTTAGTTAATAATAGTTCTTTTTTTGAGTAcataatattgcattcaacattttgaatgttaattttattatttgaaaataaaaatgggatggtatttatgttattttttaactctatatatttttaaaatatttttactttaattttttattgtatGTTCAGAAAAATATTCATGGACGCCCATTGAATATTCAAACCCATGAGTGTCGGATTTGGATTTATATTTTTAGACCCATAAGAATGGGgatttaactaaatttaataaatttggaTTTGAATCAAAAGAACCCAAACTAGACCCTACTAATTTATATGCTTAGGTGCACACCATGCACCATTATTCAACAAGTCAAATATCATTcacccctccccctccccctcccccccgGGGTTTATTACCCTTTTTTACTTTTCACCCTAATAAATTCAAATGTTTGGACGGGTTGCACCCAACAATTGGGTTGTAATCTATTATTATGGATTTTTTAGATGTGGAATACGCATAAATAGAGCTTTATTTGGCATTTTACACCCCTCATTATGATTTCTTATAAATTGTTTCTTTAATATCTTACAATTTTTCAACCGCAGAATATCACTTAagtcataaaattttttttttaaggaaaatcaTAAAAGGTTAAGGTACAAATGTCTAAATGAATAATAGGACATGGTTACAACTTTGGGTGTTAATAAAAGTAAAGGAAAATAAACTtgtaattaaaatattttttttttaaattggatTGTGACGCGCCCAAGCTGCTATACAATGCCTAGAGAAACTCTCCAAAACCCCCAACTAGCTATTATAATTGGCTTTCCCCCTAAAATAAAACTAACTTAATATTCCCTTGACCCAAGAGCCCACGTaccaaataatatattaaactAGTAAGAACAGTTACTAGATAGTTTGTTCTAACAAATGAACCAATACTTtgtgagtaaattttatataaactaaaggtgtatatattatcaccattagattcataacatatatataaaagttgaatttcaaatttaaattttatatagttgtcatttatccaaaattatTGGTGCATGCACTATCAATGTATTATGTATAGATAATTAATCCATATTTTGTATTGTTCATACTTAGGAAGAGACTAAGTATTATATGGGACAAATATAATACAAGATATTATACGTTTGTATATcatatgaattttttaaaaatacaattAAAAGTTCATCATAAAgatatgagtttgaaaaagttatGCATATAAATTCGTATGTGAACAGTGAGAATATGTTTGATAgttatgaaagaaagaaaagataaattACCTGTCAAAATAGTAGTTGGATTTTTTGCGATATTTTAAAAAGATTGTTACAATAAAATAAGATCTTtgtgaaacaaataaatataaaggTGAATTTTACTAATTCTTAAAATTAACTTCCTCCAATGATATCACAGATAAGAGAAACTTCTGGAGATAACGCGTTCATTGGATTAAAGCTTTATTTACCAGTTAAGGGCCTCGTTATGCTCTTTTCTCCGTGCCGATCTGTTTGAAGGTACGGAATTGAGTTGATAGCCGGAAATTTTTGTAAGACGATGTTGCAAGAAACAAACGATGTGCTTAACCTATTCTTCAAAAGCAGCCACAGGATAAACGAGTACTTTGGAATGCACTTTTTGAACCAAACAAGGTGGTGCCAGTGAACTTCAACATATTGAGGGTCTAACAATTCAACTGCAGATTTAATAGAAAAGGTACCATTCTTACAAGCCAACCATCTTGCCGAGTCTTGGATGTTAACATTCAAGGATTGTCCAGATGGGAGGAGCTGTACAAAATCCTCAATATCAGCTGTTCTCCTTCTACCTGTGGGAATCTTTCAATCGCCATTTTCTATAACAGAAGAGTCTCTAGCTTGTAGCTCGCTTCCAAACTGTCTTATTATATCAGGACCATAGGCTGTCAACTAAGGTACTCTAGGGTGCCAGTTATCATACCAGAGAAAGGTGTTCTCACCATTATTGATCTTTGAAATAATATAAGGATGCACTAGAGGCCTAAGTCGAAGTAACTTTCGCCAAAACCAAGAACATGACTGAGTAATAGGAATAACCCAGAACCATTGATGTTTGAGCTTCACACTATGAATCCAATTGATCCAAAGTGATTCTTTCCTGCATACTACGTCCGAAATCAGGTACTCCTAATCCACCTTGTTGAGCGGGTTTGCTTATTTCCTCCATGTTTAGCAGAGGTCTCACCTTTCCACAAGAATGCAGCGAGCATGGCTTCAATATTCTTTATGACAGCTCGAGGTAATACCGTAATAAGAATACACTACTCCAGTATAGTTGCATACTCAGCAGTACTGACTTTACCAGCTGAAGCCTACCAGCAGAAGTCAAAGTTTTTGGGCTCCACcacataattttctttttttatcttctcaataaTAGGAAAGCAGTCTTTCAATGAAAGCTTTGTGCTTAGCAAAGGTACTCCCAAATATTTGATTGGTAAATATCCTCTCTTCATCGCCAGAATCTTGCACAATTCCATTCCTTCCTCGTCACTAACCCCTAATAAGAGAATCTCACTTTTATGTAGATTTGGTGATAAGCTAGACAAAGCAGTAAATTCCAAAAGAACTGAATTCATTACATTCATAGATCTGGATTTCGCAGTTGATAGAAGAAATAAATCATCTGCAAATATGAGATGAGAAACTTCAAGGGCTTGATATTTAGGATGAAACTGGAATTCAGGTATCCTAGTGGCCTcatcaaacaagagagaaaagactTCCATTGCTAAAAGAAAGAGATATGGAGAAATGGGGTCTCCGTCTCAAACCTCTAGTACTAGAAAAATAGCCAGCAAGAGCCCCATTCATGTTTAATGAAAATCTAGCCATGCATACACCTTTCCTCACCCATTGAATGTATTTTTCAGGGAAATTCATACACTCCATAACAGCAAACAAGAAATCCCACCTTACAGTGTCATAAGCCTTCATCATGTCTACTTTCACAGCACATTAGCTTGTCCATTTTTCTTATGATAGCCAATAACAATGTGGTGCATTAATAGGATATTATCAGAGATCATCCTTCCTTTGAGAAAATATTTTGCCTATTACTGATTAATTCTGGTAGTATTCTTTTCATCCTCTCTGTCAAAATCTTAGAGTAGACCTTATAAACAGTATTGCAACAAGATATAGGTCTATACTCATGCATAGTAGATAGATTAGGAACCTTTGGAATAAGAGAAATAATTGTACTATTCAGACGAGTATGTAGACTATCATTTCCAAAGCAATGTTTCACAGCTTTAATAAAGTCAGCCTGCACTACACCCCAATTCTTCACAAAAAATTCCACAGGAAAACCATCTGGTCTAGGTGCCTTGCCTTGTTGCATTGAGAATAGTGCTAACTGCACTTCAACATCAGAAACATCTTTTTGAAGTTCATGAATTTGATCACTAGTTAGCTTGTTAACAACAATCTGCTGTAGTCTTACCATCAACTGGCAGTTGATGGTGTTTGTACTTTGTGGTCAGGCTCGTGAATCTGCTGATCTCcttcccccccttttttttttgaccaaaatgagCACTTTTATTGATCATGAAAGTAAGCTTTACAGTGGAAAAATCCTACCACTTCAATGAAAGTAAGCAGTCCTGTGGTAATCCCCACTCCATCACCAGCTGCCAATTCTACTGAGTACGTGgagctttcggccaagacacCGCACAGTTCTGAATAACTTTGCCAATGACATGAAGCACTCTACCAGTGCTTTCAAGTTGCAATAGTATGTTGAAATACTCTCCTATTTTTCTCTTGCCACAGATGCCACATAATGACAGCTAGCATCAATCTTCTGAGTTTTGCACCAAAAGATTTCCCACCCAAATGATTGCACCACTGTTCCATTTCTTGACTCCATGGTAAAAAAACCTCTGTATGAGAAGCACCGTATCTCATACACATCTAGGAAATGCACAATCAAAGAATAAATATCCCAAGCTTTCATCTACCAAATCACACAATACACATCTAGATGAGATATTTGCAATACCACAACTCAGCAACCTATCTTTCATCATCAGCTTTTTTCCTGCACCATTAATCACATTATAAACACATACTTAGGAATGCATCGTGCACTCCACACCGGCTGAAACCATTGCACTTTGTTCCCTTGTTGATAAATTTTCTTGCATGTCTGACTTCCCAGAGAAGGCATTCCATTTAACATGGTTTGACATATATACTTGTTGCAACATACTTTCTGGAGTGACTTGTTGAAATTCAAACACCAAAAATTAATTCTTCTAATTTGGGCCAAGCCAAGCATCCATTATTCACGATTTTATAACTTTAGAGCAAGGACATAGGCATGGGCTCTTAAGCAGAGATTCAGGGTATTTCAAATACAAAGGACCTTGTGTATGCCAATTATCACACCAGAAAAAGGTGCTGCTTGTACCTGCAATTGATGCTTCAACAGCTGAGCTAGTGGCCTAAGATACAGAAGTTTCCTCCAACACCACGAAAATCCGCTAATCACTTGTTCTTTCGATGTCTTTGCAGTGTGGCCTTTGATTCAGGGTATTAGGCAAAGGCTTGATAGAGGCCTTTGTAGTGTGGATTGGTTCCAAGTTTTTGAGAAGGCAAGATGCCAGCACTTGACCACATTGGCTTCTGATCACTCCATGCTGATGATAGACACCATACCTGCAACTGACAGGCACAAGAAAAGGTTTTATTTTGACAAGAGGTGGCTACAAAGGGAAGGGGTGCAACAAGTGATTGAGAGTGCATGGAAAAAAGAGGAGCAAGGCTATAGGATgttcaaaattacaaaaaagaTCAGAAATTGCAGAATTGAACTCTTGAAATGGAGGAATTCTTTCCAAGCCAACTCAAGGAGTAAAATTCATGATCTTAAGAAAGAGTTGGAGGAAGCCAGGATTTCGGAGTCTGCTAATAGGAGGCAAAATCTGAATGACATCAAAGATAAGCTGAGCACTGCATATAAGGAGGAAGAGCACTTTTGGAGACAAAAATCGAGAATTAGTTGGCTTAGGGAGGGGGATAAAAATACCAAGTTTTTTCACACCTATGTCAAGGGTAGAAGAGTGAAGAATAGAATCAGAAACTTGTAGCGAAATGATAGTTCTTGGACTAGTAACGAGGATGAGGTTGTGAAGGAAATTTCTGATTACTTTAAGGATCTTTTTAGTAGTGGTGGGAGAGGTGACATGTCTGAAATTCTAGATGGAATTCCTAACTCCATAACTCAGGACATGAATAATAATCTGACTAAGGTAGTTGAggaaaaagaaattcatgaTGCTCTTTTTTCCATGAATTCTGAAAAAGCTCCAGGACAAGATGGGATGACTCCTCTATTTTTCCAGAGATTTTGGAGCACCATCAAAAAGACATTATCCCAGCGATCCAAGCTTTTTTCACATCAGGCTTCATGCTTAAATCCATCAACCATACAGTTATATCCCTTatccccaaaatccagaatcCTATCAGTTTAAAGCATTTCATGCCTATCAGTCTTTGTAGTGTGCTttacaaaattatttcaaaaatcTTGGCTAATAGACTGAAGGTAGTCCTGCACAAATGCATTAGCAAGACCTTTATCCCAGGAAGAC
Protein-coding sequences here:
- the LOC140009974 gene encoding uncharacterized protein, producing MASIFFMTARVWPLIQGIRQRLDRGLCSVDWFQVFEKARCQHLTTLASDHSMLMIDTIPATDRHKKRFYFDKRWLQREGVQQVIESAWKKEEQGYRMFKITKKIRNCRIELLKWRNSFQANSRSKIHDLKKELEEARISESANRRQNLNDIKDKLSTAYKEEEHFWRQKSRISWLREGDKNTKFFHTYVKGRRVKNRIRNL